From the Sulfuricurvum sp. genome, one window contains:
- the amrB gene encoding AmmeMemoRadiSam system protein B, whose protein sequence is MNKRTMSVGGSFYPSESIEITAMIDYFNTILDSHPDVAARFDALSGNSVIVPHAGWVYSGFSANIAYRILAHTPPATVVVIGPSHKVSFEGISIAKMELFETPLGDLTINTALVDDLTERFSLTMFEQAHHEHSTEVQMPFLKHYMSDVKVVEMVYGNTDPAYITALIDYLLEKPSTAVVISTDLSHYYSLEEAKHLDTICLEAIRNKNSTMLHQGCEACGKIGVEAMLDVAHKRNMEAILLDYRTSADASGDSSRVVGYASALFS, encoded by the coding sequence ATGAATAAAAGAACTATGAGTGTTGGAGGGAGTTTTTACCCTTCTGAATCTATTGAAATTACCGCGATGATTGATTATTTTAACACAATATTGGATTCACACCCTGATGTTGCGGCGCGATTTGATGCATTAAGTGGAAATAGCGTTATTGTCCCCCATGCAGGTTGGGTTTATTCGGGATTTAGTGCCAACATTGCCTATCGGATTCTCGCCCATACACCTCCAGCTACTGTTGTTGTCATTGGGCCTAGTCATAAAGTCAGTTTTGAGGGGATAAGTATCGCTAAAATGGAACTATTTGAAACACCGCTTGGAGATTTAACTATCAACACTGCATTAGTTGATGATCTCACAGAACGATTTTCACTCACCATGTTTGAGCAAGCCCACCATGAGCACAGTACAGAAGTACAAATGCCTTTTCTTAAACACTATATGAGCGATGTCAAAGTGGTAGAGATGGTCTATGGAAATACAGATCCTGCATACATAACCGCTCTTATTGACTATCTGCTCGAGAAACCATCAACTGCCGTTGTTATCAGTACCGATCTTAGCCATTATTATTCCTTGGAAGAAGCCAAACATCTTGATACCATCTGTCTTGAAGCCATCCGGAATAAAAACAGCACGATGTTACATCAAGGGTGTGAAGCGTGTGGAAAAATAGGTGTTGAAGCGATGCTGGATGTTGCTCATAAACGAAATATGGAAGCAATCCTACTCGATTATCGCACCAGTGCCGATGCTAGCGGGGATAGTTCACGCGTTGTCGGATATGCGAGTGCCCTTTTTAGTTAA
- a CDS encoding M15 family metallopeptidase produces the protein MDRRTFLTLSALTGATTLFAQLDEIEGNKQIFSGNILVTSLLQKLTIVQNQVGYVQFNILSFDELLKTAVRCKKPLTPQEVQFIESIFYGDPRRYGFYGERTVPQLSTVTQKKDVTYMDKTGHFLMRGPAMEKYTQIKRLVGNDLVLTSGVRAPVKQLYLFLKKMEFAGGDLRLTSTSIAPPGFTFHSVGDFDIGKVGFGQYNFTEKFQETDVFKKLYDGGYISIRYTTNNPYGVRYEPWHIKVTGGNETA, from the coding sequence GTGGACAGAAGAACATTTTTAACTCTTAGTGCATTAACGGGAGCAACAACTCTTTTTGCGCAACTTGATGAAATTGAGGGCAATAAGCAGATTTTCAGCGGTAATATATTGGTCACATCATTACTTCAAAAACTTACTATCGTTCAAAATCAAGTGGGTTATGTTCAATTTAATATTTTGAGTTTTGATGAATTACTGAAAACTGCCGTACGCTGTAAAAAACCATTAACTCCTCAAGAAGTTCAATTTATAGAATCAATTTTTTATGGTGATCCAAGACGATACGGTTTTTATGGTGAGCGGACTGTGCCTCAACTTAGTACAGTAACCCAAAAAAAAGATGTTACCTATATGGATAAAACGGGACATTTTTTGATGAGAGGTCCTGCAATGGAGAAATATACTCAAATCAAACGGTTAGTGGGCAATGATTTGGTTCTGACCTCAGGAGTACGTGCTCCGGTGAAACAACTATACCTCTTTTTAAAAAAAATGGAATTTGCGGGGGGAGATTTACGTTTAACCTCAACATCGATTGCCCCTCCGGGATTTACCTTTCATAGTGTCGGAGATTTTGATATCGGTAAAGTAGGATTTGGGCAATACAATTTTACGGAAAAATTTCAAGAAACCGATGTCTTTAAAAAACTGTATGATGGCGGATATATCTCTATACGCTATACTACAAATAACCCCTATGGTGTCCGTTATGAGCCATGGCACATAAAAGTGACCGGTGGCAATGAAACAGCTTAA
- a CDS encoding EAL domain-containing protein — MQTFIARQPIFDLSGECVAYELLYRKNKKAVHANVTDNAEATARVLINFMHNIGFDSFTDNKTGYINIDETILLNDILLSLPKEKFVFEVLETIPITPEVVEKIGYYYHLGYRFSLDDFSCNPQNLEYFKPIFPFMEIVKIDLLLMHEYSIEEMAEHFSPYKLQLLAEKVEDFSVFERCKKSGFKLFQGYFFEKPTIITGKKIELLTASVIDIINTLHINPDINVITDKFSLYPDLTFSLLQYINSAEYSFRSHITSIRQIINLLGPQRLRSWLGLFLYSSNNKRIFGDTIVKSAKFRANMMRELVIALKKNQFADEAFLTGSLSLIDTYLQVSMEEMLGKIILGKSITDALLHREGYLGKLLSLVEKMETNENLEHLLDAIGIKLGLTSEEIYRLFCKANNFKIDS; from the coding sequence ATGCAGACTTTTATTGCACGTCAACCAATCTTTGATCTGAGTGGAGAGTGTGTTGCTTATGAGCTACTGTATCGTAAAAATAAAAAAGCAGTTCACGCAAATGTAACCGATAATGCCGAAGCAACGGCACGTGTTTTGATTAATTTTATGCATAATATCGGCTTTGATTCTTTTACAGATAATAAAACTGGCTATATCAATATTGATGAAACAATTTTACTTAATGATATACTCCTCTCACTACCAAAAGAAAAATTTGTATTTGAAGTTTTGGAAACCATACCTATTACACCTGAAGTAGTTGAAAAAATAGGATACTATTACCATTTAGGATATCGATTTTCACTTGATGATTTCTCTTGTAATCCACAAAATTTGGAATATTTTAAACCTATTTTTCCTTTTATGGAGATTGTTAAAATTGATTTGTTACTCATGCATGAGTATAGTATCGAAGAGATGGCTGAACATTTTTCTCCTTATAAGCTTCAATTACTTGCTGAAAAAGTAGAGGATTTTAGTGTTTTTGAACGGTGTAAAAAATCTGGTTTTAAACTTTTTCAAGGCTATTTTTTTGAAAAACCGACCATTATTACCGGTAAAAAAATAGAGCTTTTAACCGCGAGTGTCATCGATATTATCAACACATTACATATCAATCCCGATATCAATGTTATCACCGATAAGTTTTCCCTTTATCCTGATCTTACTTTTAGCCTTTTACAATATATCAACTCAGCTGAATACAGTTTCCGTAGTCACATCACTAGTATCCGCCAAATTATCAATCTACTTGGTCCACAAAGATTACGTTCATGGTTAGGACTCTTTTTGTATAGTAGCAACAACAAACGTATATTTGGTGATACAATTGTGAAATCGGCTAAATTCAGAGCTAATATGATGAGGGAATTGGTTATTGCACTCAAAAAAAATCAGTTTGCTGATGAGGCATTTTTAACGGGGAGTTTATCACTTATCGACACCTATTTACAAGTCAGTATGGAAGAGATGTTAGGAAAAATAATTTTAGGCAAATCAATTACTGATGCCCTTTTACACCGAGAAGGTTATTTGGGTAAACTACTATCTCTTGTAGAAAAAATGGAAACTAATGAAAATTTAGAACACTTACTGGATGCAATCGGAATAAAATTAGGGCTTACATCAGAGGAGATTTATCGCCTCTTTTGTAAAGCCAATAATTTTAAAATAGATAGTTAA
- a CDS encoding saccharopine dehydrogenase family protein has product MATALIIGAGGVGRVVAHKCVMNNQIFDRIILASRSIWRCEEIQNELPAGAIEITTVDADNTNEVIALIQKYSPDILINVALPYQDLSIMDACIATKTPYLDTANYEHPDEAKFEYKLQWERDAVFKEAGIMGLLGSGFDPGATNVFCAYAQKHYFDEIHTIDILDCNAGDHGYPFATNFNPEINLREVSAKGRYWENGVWIETAPMEIMQVWDYPEVGPKDSYLLYHEEMESLVKHIKGLKRIRFFMTFGQSYLTHMKCLENVGMLGIEPVEHQGMKIVPMEFLKTLLPDPASLGPRTKGKTNIGIVAEGLKDGKKRKIYIYQVKDHEECYAEVKSQGVSYTTGVPAVIGAKLMVEGKWSGKGVFNMEQLDPDFFMDEMNTQGLPWNVLEMDV; this is encoded by the coding sequence ATGGCAACTGCACTTATTATCGGCGCCGGTGGAGTAGGGCGCGTTGTGGCACACAAATGTGTCATGAACAACCAAATTTTTGATCGTATTATTTTAGCAAGCCGCAGTATTTGGCGCTGTGAAGAGATCCAAAACGAACTTCCAGCAGGTGCCATCGAAATCACTACGGTCGATGCGGATAACACCAATGAAGTAATTGCATTGATTCAAAAATACTCTCCTGATATTTTGATCAACGTTGCATTGCCATACCAAGACCTCAGCATCATGGATGCGTGTATCGCAACCAAAACCCCATACCTCGATACCGCGAACTATGAACACCCTGATGAGGCGAAATTTGAGTATAAACTCCAATGGGAACGTGACGCGGTGTTCAAAGAAGCGGGGATCATGGGATTGCTCGGTAGCGGATTTGATCCGGGTGCAACGAATGTTTTCTGCGCCTATGCTCAAAAACACTATTTCGATGAGATCCACACCATCGATATTCTCGACTGTAACGCCGGAGATCACGGCTATCCGTTCGCTACGAACTTCAACCCTGAGATCAACCTCCGTGAAGTGAGTGCCAAAGGTCGTTATTGGGAAAACGGAGTGTGGATTGAAACCGCACCTATGGAAATCATGCAAGTGTGGGATTATCCTGAAGTAGGACCTAAAGATAGTTATTTGTTATATCACGAAGAGATGGAGTCTCTCGTCAAGCACATCAAAGGGCTCAAACGCATCCGCTTTTTCATGACCTTCGGACAAAGCTACCTTACCCACATGAAATGTTTAGAAAACGTCGGCATGCTCGGTATCGAGCCTGTTGAGCATCAAGGGATGAAAATCGTTCCGATGGAATTCTTGAAAACATTGCTTCCGGATCCGGCGTCACTCGGTCCTCGTACAAAAGGGAAAACCAATATCGGTATCGTTGCCGAGGGGCTTAAAGACGGCAAAAAACGCAAAATTTATATCTACCAAGTCAAAGATCACGAAGAGTGCTACGCCGAAGTGAAATCACAAGGTGTCTCTTATACGACAGGCGTCCCTGCTGTTATCGGTGCAAAATTGATGGTAGAGGGAAAATGGAGCGGAAAAGGGGTGTTCAATATGGAACAACTCGATCCTGATTTCTTCATGGATGAGATGAATACCCAAGGCTTGCCTTGGAATGTTTTAGAGATGGATGTTTAA
- a CDS encoding diacylglycerol kinase has product MALNKPKYTLFKNTRYALNGLIEVSKNEKSFRLQILLFISGMIIAWVIPISFVQSSILAISLFIPLMAEMINSSVERTVDLVTFDHHELAKRAKDAGAALVFLSLAMLAFIWGLVLIDAFCL; this is encoded by the coding sequence ATGGCGCTGAATAAACCAAAATACACTCTTTTTAAAAATACTCGCTATGCGTTGAATGGTTTAATAGAAGTGAGTAAAAATGAAAAGTCATTTCGTTTGCAAATACTCCTTTTTATTAGCGGAATGATAATCGCATGGGTAATACCCATCTCTTTTGTCCAAAGCTCCATTTTGGCTATTTCACTCTTTATACCGCTAATGGCGGAAATGATTAATAGTTCTGTTGAACGTACGGTTGATTTGGTCACGTTCGATCATCACGAACTTGCTAAACGGGCAAAAGATGCCGGGGCAGCACTTGTATTTCTCTCATTGGCTATGTTGGCGTTTATTTGGGGGCTAGTCCTCATTGACGCATTTTGTCTGTAA
- a CDS encoding DUF695 domain-containing protein — translation MIDFYDTLDNEETKSRVEVDLSLIDEAPDAERPWLLWIFFKISDPFSTEFIRFRDDLASTLFEQLEALYAGCIIKDGWCEFYFYASTSKKFENITSDVMARHGSYPYERGSSKDAKWEMYLERLYPEPIDMIKMQNRDTIAALLEAGDDLNRAREVEHYCFFQTPTALKRFSESIISEGFDVKEEMNNDESEYAYGVTLIKDESITPEQVEETTSTLYEATLIEHGIYEGWSTVLAEDEHGAE, via the coding sequence ATGATTGATTTTTACGATACTCTTGATAATGAAGAGACAAAGAGTAGGGTGGAAGTCGATTTGTCGCTCATTGATGAAGCTCCTGATGCTGAACGACCTTGGTTGTTATGGATATTCTTTAAAATTTCAGACCCTTTTTCTACCGAATTTATCCGTTTTAGAGATGATTTAGCCTCAACGTTGTTTGAACAACTCGAAGCACTTTATGCAGGATGTATCATCAAAGACGGTTGGTGTGAATTTTATTTTTATGCCTCAACTTCTAAAAAATTTGAAAATATCACTTCAGATGTGATGGCTCGACATGGTAGTTATCCCTATGAGCGTGGATCGTCGAAAGATGCTAAATGGGAGATGTATTTAGAACGTCTCTATCCTGAACCTATCGATATGATTAAAATGCAAAACCGTGATACGATTGCCGCTTTGTTAGAAGCAGGGGATGATTTAAATAGAGCACGTGAAGTGGAACATTATTGTTTTTTTCAAACACCCACTGCACTTAAACGTTTTAGTGAATCAATTATCTCTGAAGGTTTTGATGTTAAAGAAGAGATGAACAATGATGAATCTGAATACGCTTATGGTGTAACGCTTATAAAAGATGAATCTATCACCCCCGAACAAGTTGAGGAGACAACATCCACGTTGTATGAAGCTACACTCATAGAACATGGAATATATGAAGGATGGAGTACGGTACTAGCGGAGGATGAACATGGCGCTGAATAA
- a CDS encoding HAD family hydrolase: MKKIVIFDMDGTLINSAQDITISINYVRNQLYTLPPLDKSYIIEAINAHDRNLAELFYQTVHYEEGAKVLFEEHYHEQCIQNVYSYNEIVETLECLQSRGCNMSVATNAPSTFAHRMLNYVGIAPFFSSIIGADNVKFPKPHPQMIELLLEHHGYNPMEDSAWMIGDNSKDMMAGSEASINTIFAAWGFTNTGLGERVAFSPLEIVQFIFEE; this comes from the coding sequence GTGAAAAAAATAGTCATTTTTGATATGGATGGAACACTAATAAATTCAGCTCAAGATATTACTATCTCTATCAATTATGTTCGTAATCAACTCTATACACTTCCTCCGCTCGATAAATCGTATATTATTGAAGCAATAAATGCACATGATCGGAATTTAGCTGAGTTGTTTTATCAAACTGTACACTATGAAGAGGGTGCAAAAGTGTTGTTTGAAGAGCATTATCATGAACAGTGTATTCAAAATGTTTATTCTTATAACGAAATTGTTGAGACACTAGAATGTCTTCAATCGCGTGGATGTAACATGAGTGTTGCAACAAATGCACCGAGTACATTTGCCCATCGCATGCTTAATTATGTCGGTATTGCCCCTTTTTTTAGCTCTATTATCGGTGCAGATAATGTAAAGTTTCCAAAACCTCATCCTCAAATGATAGAACTACTTTTAGAACATCATGGTTATAATCCAATGGAAGATAGTGCATGGATGATTGGTGACAACAGTAAAGATATGATGGCGGGGAGTGAAGCGTCGATTAATACAATCTTTGCAGCATGGGGATTTACCAACACCGGATTAGGGGAGAGAGTTGCTTTTTCTCCATTGGAAATTGTACAATTTATTTTTGAGGAGTAA
- the hemH gene encoding ferrochelatase, whose amino-acid sequence MKEAIVLLNMGGPNNLAEVETFLTNMFNDPAIIRTKSSLMRRFIAGVITLSRAEKSQEIYRQIGGKSPIVDLTKSLVQKLAVALNDSVMVDFVMRYTPPMAEEVVLKLKSAGVQKVYLIPLYPQYSSTTTQSSIDDFEMVSRKIGWFPIIVEIKHFFTNHTYNSALLSLIKECLNTNNADEFDLIFSAHGLPQKIVDDGDPYQRHVSAHVELLKNLLIEEGIHFKGIYLAYQSKVGPMKWLEPSLESALRGLENKKVIIVPIAFTIDNSETDFELSIEYAEIAHELGYNDYRVCRCPNDHPLFVETLKALYEKMR is encoded by the coding sequence GTGAAAGAAGCAATTGTTCTTTTAAATATGGGTGGACCCAATAATTTAGCTGAAGTTGAGACATTCTTGACCAATATGTTCAATGACCCTGCAATCATACGGACAAAAAGTTCCCTTATGCGTCGTTTTATCGCAGGGGTGATTACATTATCACGTGCTGAAAAATCTCAAGAGATTTATCGACAAATTGGAGGCAAATCTCCGATTGTTGATTTAACAAAATCGTTGGTACAAAAACTGGCTGTAGCGTTAAATGATTCGGTTATGGTAGATTTTGTGATGCGTTATACTCCTCCGATGGCTGAAGAGGTTGTGCTAAAGCTTAAAAGTGCAGGGGTTCAAAAAGTCTATCTTATCCCTTTGTACCCACAATACTCATCGACAACAACGCAATCATCCATTGATGATTTTGAAATGGTTTCTCGTAAGATAGGATGGTTTCCGATTATTGTTGAAATAAAACATTTTTTTACTAATCATACATATAATTCAGCACTCCTCTCTCTTATAAAAGAGTGTTTGAACACCAATAATGCAGATGAATTTGATCTCATTTTTTCTGCTCATGGATTGCCCCAAAAAATAGTAGATGATGGTGATCCCTATCAAAGACATGTGAGCGCCCATGTTGAGCTTCTAAAAAATTTACTGATCGAAGAGGGTATCCATTTTAAAGGTATTTATCTCGCGTACCAATCCAAAGTAGGTCCTATGAAGTGGCTGGAACCTTCTTTGGAGAGTGCCCTACGAGGGCTGGAAAATAAAAAAGTGATTATTGTCCCTATCGCATTTACAATCGATAATTCTGAGACTGACTTTGAACTGAGTATTGAATACGCAGAAATAGCCCATGAATTAGGATATAACGATTATCGAGTATGCCGATGTCCCAATGATCATCCCCTCTTTGTAGAAACACTCAAAGCGTTGTATGAAAAAATGAGATAG
- a CDS encoding C40 family peptidase translates to MINRLLIVTLFLYGTHLLADVQKHETSLFLEYEREISHQNDSSTDQENPFKKIITKLTPTKPSTPYVNVPIQPTVATAPIPPEKPTIGQDALPYLVINKPVDIVPICIEKPTDKEVAITVKEPKKSLFENLTSKKDKILAKAKEFLGTPYGFGRDDYVTDCSGFTQQVFRQFGVTLPRSAAEQARLGTDVDAKDLQIGDLLFYHTYKNEPSHVAIYAGEGQIIHASFRSKKVQYDTINKGYYKERFMYAKRLALNNVDSSSE, encoded by the coding sequence ATGATAAATAGACTACTCATTGTCACTCTATTCCTTTATGGAACACACCTTTTAGCCGATGTACAAAAACATGAAACCTCTCTATTTTTAGAATATGAACGTGAAATTTCCCATCAAAATGATTCTTCAACAGATCAAGAGAATCCCTTTAAAAAAATTATTACTAAACTAACACCTACCAAACCTTCAACACCTTATGTCAACGTTCCGATACAGCCAACTGTCGCTACTGCTCCCATTCCGCCTGAAAAACCAACCATCGGACAAGATGCACTTCCCTATTTAGTTATCAATAAACCGGTGGACATTGTACCGATTTGTATCGAAAAACCGACAGATAAAGAGGTAGCAATCACAGTAAAAGAACCTAAAAAATCTCTTTTTGAAAATTTAACATCCAAAAAAGATAAAATTTTGGCAAAAGCAAAAGAGTTTTTAGGCACCCCATACGGGTTTGGAAGAGATGATTATGTAACCGATTGTTCAGGATTTACACAACAAGTTTTTCGCCAATTTGGAGTTACATTACCCCGTTCTGCCGCAGAACAAGCACGTCTTGGAACAGATGTTGATGCTAAAGATTTACAAATCGGCGATTTGCTCTTTTACCATACCTATAAAAACGAGCCATCACATGTTGCAATTTATGCAGGTGAGGGTCAAATCATCCATGCCTCTTTTAGAAGTAAAAAAGTTCAATATGATACTATTAATAAAGGGTATTATAAAGAACGTTTTATGTATGCTAAACGACTTGCTCTTAATAACGTAGATTCATCTAGCGAGTAA
- a CDS encoding FAD-binding oxidoreductase yields MYDVIIIGAGINGCCSAYTLAQAGLNVALIDQDGIASGGSGAAGAFISPKISKAGELKEIMGEAHAEALEFYTTRFPQFTLTKPLLHIANSPQESEKLEYYKYETTLQHSKIDNELKSLLTSEASVDSYIYFSEGAVVDAQGVCNAMAEGIDFYPLKVERLIHSDGEWQVGDLRAKHIILSIGAYPKLLPIDYVGLRGIWGHRIDIKTDTNIPCIFHHHVSISPTTKDGIVAIGATHDVHYSPFTGELYDREQGRLQLLEKASKTLKLNNINILNDYTGLRSGSNDYLPMLGTLVDAEATLNKFPHLRYGERVNPSEYTYYPNLTMINGSGGYGFVLAPYLAKRLGEWLVDGKTLNPILSPSRFFPRWAKRQS; encoded by the coding sequence TTGTATGATGTCATCATCATCGGTGCGGGGATAAACGGCTGTTGCAGCGCCTACACTCTCGCGCAAGCAGGTCTAAACGTCGCCCTGATCGATCAAGACGGTATTGCCTCAGGCGGGAGCGGTGCGGCAGGGGCATTTATCTCGCCCAAAATCTCCAAAGCCGGAGAGCTCAAAGAGATTATGGGTGAGGCGCACGCCGAAGCACTCGAATTTTACACAACCCGTTTCCCCCAATTTACCCTTACAAAACCGCTTTTGCATATCGCTAACTCTCCCCAAGAATCAGAGAAGCTTGAATATTACAAATATGAAACCACATTACAACACTCTAAAATAGACAATGAGCTTAAATCCCTCCTAACCTCAGAAGCCTCTGTAGATAGCTATATCTATTTCTCTGAAGGTGCCGTCGTTGATGCGCAGGGGGTATGCAATGCTATGGCGGAGGGGATTGATTTTTATCCCCTCAAGGTCGAAAGGCTGATTCACAGTGACGGTGAGTGGCAGGTAGGTGATCTTCGCGCCAAACATATTATCCTCTCGATTGGAGCCTATCCGAAGCTTCTCCCCATCGATTACGTCGGTTTACGAGGTATTTGGGGACATCGTATCGATATAAAGACGGATACAAATATTCCCTGCATTTTCCATCACCATGTCTCGATTTCTCCGACAACCAAGGATGGAATCGTCGCTATAGGAGCGACCCACGATGTCCATTATTCGCCGTTCACCGGTGAATTGTACGATAGGGAGCAGGGGAGATTACAACTGCTCGAAAAGGCCTCTAAAACATTAAAATTAAATAATATTAATATCCTTAATGACTATACGGGATTACGTTCGGGGTCAAATGATTATCTCCCGATGTTGGGAACTCTTGTAGATGCAGAGGCAACATTGAATAAATTTCCACATCTGCGATATGGTGAGAGAGTTAATCCATCTGAATATACCTATTATCCGAATCTGACGATGATTAACGGTTCAGGAGGGTATGGATTTGTCCTTGCGCCGTATTTGGCTAAGCGATTGGGTGAATGGTTGGTTGATGGGAAAACGTTGAACCCTATATTATCACCATCGCGTTTTTTTCCGCGTTGGGCAAAACGTCAATCGTAA
- a CDS encoding DNA-binding protein — protein sequence MNIFPIRTEADYEKALSRIEMLMDAEYGTPEGDELDILTTLVENYEAKHFPIPACDPVEAIRFRMEQMGLEAKDLTPIIGSRSKVSEILNHKRQLSISMIRNLHAQLNVPYESLIGA from the coding sequence ATGAATATTTTTCCGATCCGAACCGAAGCCGATTATGAGAAAGCACTATCTCGTATCGAAATGCTGATGGATGCTGAGTATGGCACGCCAGAGGGGGATGAACTCGATATTTTGACAACCCTTGTCGAGAATTACGAAGCCAAACATTTTCCGATCCCCGCGTGTGATCCTGTAGAAGCAATCCGATTTCGGATGGAGCAGATGGGGCTTGAAGCAAAAGACCTGACCCCCATTATCGGTTCACGATCCAAAGTTTCTGAGATTCTAAACCATAAACGTCAGCTCTCCATTTCTATGATTCGTAACTTACACGCACAGTTGAATGTACCGTATGAATCACTGATCGGGGCATAA
- a CDS encoding type II toxin-antitoxin system HigB family toxin has protein sequence MRVIKKRTLLDFWEKHPDALSPLSAWYAEAVKAQWLTPQDIKVQYATASILGDNRVVFNIGGNKYRLIVKINYPYGTVYIRFIGTHAEYDKIKAEEI, from the coding sequence ATGAGAGTCATTAAAAAACGGACATTGCTCGATTTCTGGGAAAAACATCCTGACGCACTGAGTCCACTCAGCGCATGGTATGCCGAAGCAGTAAAAGCGCAGTGGTTAACACCGCAGGATATAAAAGTCCAGTATGCTACCGCAAGTATATTAGGTGACAACCGTGTTGTCTTTAATATCGGTGGTAACAAATACCGTCTGATTGTTAAGATTAACTATCCCTACGGTACGGTCTATATCCGTTTTATCGGTACACACGCCGAATATGACAAAATCAAAGCAGAGGAGATTTAA